Proteins from a genomic interval of Arachis hypogaea cultivar Tifrunner chromosome 10, arahy.Tifrunner.gnm2.J5K5, whole genome shotgun sequence:
- the LOC112714315 gene encoding uncharacterized protein isoform X2: MLRSSTTASLRFFRHQSQFGNVDYAIWIVDHMNNMGYQPDAHTIGTIINGLCKMGNTPAAIAILRKTETRNCKPSVDVAGYNAIVDSLCKDGLVSEALSLFSEMTTKGVQPSTITYNCLIQGLCTFSRWQEAASLLSERKQKGIMPDTHTFTILMDALCKEGKISSARAILGQMVRSGEEPNVVTYHSMIAGYCFQNQMEEAMKVFDLMVHKGCLPNVNTYASLIHGWCKIKRINKAIYLLDEMINKGLKLDVVTWNTLIHGFCKVGKPLAAKELFFTMHKFGQYPNLSSCATILDGLFKCHLSSDAISLFREIEKNNLDLNIEIYNVVLDGMCRAGKLSDACELFSCLPTKGLKPDLYTYTIMIQGLCREGLLIDAEELLMNMEEHGCLPDSCTYNVFIQGLLRQNAALKSIKYFQIMKDKGFAANATTVELLVDYLSTHKGENVFQEFVQKIV, translated from the exons ATGTTGCGTTCATCAACAACAGCTTCTCTGCGCTTCTTTCGGCACCAATCTCAATTTG GCAATGTGGATTATGCTATTTGGATTGTTGACCACATGAATAACATGGGATATCAACCCGACGCCCACACGATTGGAACAATTATAAATGGATTGTGCAAGATGGGCAACACCCCTGCTGCCATTGCCATTCTAAGGAAGACGGAAACAAGAAACTGCAAACCAAGTGTTGATGTTGCGGGTTATAACGCAATTGTGGATAGTCTTTGCAAGGATGGGCTGGTATCTGAGGCTTTGAGTCTATTCTCCGAAATGACAACGAAAGGTGTACAACCCAGTACTATCACTTACAATTGCTTGATTCAAGGGCTGTGTACTTTCAGCAGATGGCAGGAGGCTGCATCTTTACTGAGCGAGAGAAAGCAAAAGGGAATTATGCCGGATACACATACTTTTACTATTTTAATGGATGCTCTTTGTAAAGAGGGAAAGATTTCAAGTGCTAGAGCCATACTTGGTCAAATGGTTCGATCAGGAGAGGAGCCTAACGTTGTCACCTATCACTCAATGATTGCTGGTTATTGTTTCCAAAATCAAATGGAGGAGGCCATGAAAGTATTTGATTTGATGGTTCACAAGGGATGCCTACCAAACGTCAACACTTATGCCTCATTAATCCATGGGTGGTGCAAGATCAAAAGGATTAATAAGGCTATCTATCTCTTGGATGAAATGATCAATAAAGGTTTAAAGCTGGATGTTGTGACTTGGAATACTCTTATCCATGGATTTTGCAAAGTGGGTAAACCATTAGCTGCTAAAGAATTGTTTTTTACAATGCACAAATTTGGTCAATATCCTAATCTATCGAGCTGTGCCACTATATTGGATGGCCTATTCAAATGTCACTTGTCTTCTGATGCAATATCATTATTTCGAGAAATTGAGAAGAATAATTTGGATCTTAATATTGAAATTTACAATGTGGTGCTCGATGGGATGTGCCGTGCTGGAAAACTGAGTGATGCGTGTGAACTCTTCTCTTGTCTTCCAACAAAAGGCTTGAAACCTGATCTATATACTTATACAATAATGATCCAAGGTCTATGTAGGGAAGGACTTCTGATTGATGCTGAAGAGTTGCTGATGAATATGGAAGAGCATGGCTGCTTGCCAGATAGCTGCACATATAATGTCTTCATCCAAGGATTACTACGACAAAATGCTGCTCTCAagtcaataaaatattttcagaTTATGAAAGATAAAGGTTTTGCAGCAAACGCTACAACCGTGGAGTTGCTTGTAGATTACCTCTCTACACACAAAGGAGAGAATGTTTTTCAAGAATTTGTGCAGAAAATTGTTTGA
- the LOC112714315 gene encoding uncharacterized protein isoform X1 gives MLRSSTTASLRFFRHQSQFGTLSHPKPFLFPINLSYTTDIDAIKDRSHLLYSIRNLQNLDSALHLFHKMVSVNPLPSVKDFNLLFSSIVKMKHYTAAISLVKHFFSLGLKSNICTLNIVVNCLCRLNHTPFAFSVVGMMFKISLEPNVVTFTTIVNGLCIEGNVDYAIWIVDHMNNMGYQPDAHTIGTIINGLCKMGNTPAAIAILRKTETRNCKPSVDVAGYNAIVDSLCKDGLVSEALSLFSEMTTKGVQPSTITYNCLIQGLCTFSRWQEAASLLSERKQKGIMPDTHTFTILMDALCKEGKISSARAILGQMVRSGEEPNVVTYHSMIAGYCFQNQMEEAMKVFDLMVHKGCLPNVNTYASLIHGWCKIKRINKAIYLLDEMINKGLKLDVVTWNTLIHGFCKVGKPLAAKELFFTMHKFGQYPNLSSCATILDGLFKCHLSSDAISLFREIEKNNLDLNIEIYNVVLDGMCRAGKLSDACELFSCLPTKGLKPDLYTYTIMIQGLCREGLLIDAEELLMNMEEHGCLPDSCTYNVFIQGLLRQNAALKSIKYFQIMKDKGFAANATTVELLVDYLSTHKGENVFQEFVQKIV, from the coding sequence ATGTTGCGTTCATCAACAACAGCTTCTCTGCGCTTCTTTCGGCACCAATCTCAATTTGGTACTCTTTCTCATCCCAAACCCTTCCTTTTTCCCATTAATCTCTCTTATACCACTGATATTGATGCCATCAAAGACAGATCCCATCTCCTATATTCTATTAGGAATCTCCAAAACCTTGATTCTGCTTTGCATCTCTTTCACAAGATGGTTTCCGTAAACCCTTTGCCATCTGTGAAGGACTTTAATTTATTGTTTAGCTCTATTGTTAAGATGAAGCATTACACAGCTGCCATTTCGTTAGTCAAACACTTTTTCTCCTTAGGACTCAAATCTAATATCTGTACACTCAATATTGTTGTCAATTGTCTGTGCCGTTTGAATCACACTCCCTTTGCCTTCTCTGTGGTGGGGATGATGTTCAAAATCAGTTTGGAGCCCAATGTGGTCACATTTACCACCATTGTTAATGGTCTTTGTATTGAAGGCAATGTGGATTATGCTATTTGGATTGTTGACCACATGAATAACATGGGATATCAACCCGACGCCCACACGATTGGAACAATTATAAATGGATTGTGCAAGATGGGCAACACCCCTGCTGCCATTGCCATTCTAAGGAAGACGGAAACAAGAAACTGCAAACCAAGTGTTGATGTTGCGGGTTATAACGCAATTGTGGATAGTCTTTGCAAGGATGGGCTGGTATCTGAGGCTTTGAGTCTATTCTCCGAAATGACAACGAAAGGTGTACAACCCAGTACTATCACTTACAATTGCTTGATTCAAGGGCTGTGTACTTTCAGCAGATGGCAGGAGGCTGCATCTTTACTGAGCGAGAGAAAGCAAAAGGGAATTATGCCGGATACACATACTTTTACTATTTTAATGGATGCTCTTTGTAAAGAGGGAAAGATTTCAAGTGCTAGAGCCATACTTGGTCAAATGGTTCGATCAGGAGAGGAGCCTAACGTTGTCACCTATCACTCAATGATTGCTGGTTATTGTTTCCAAAATCAAATGGAGGAGGCCATGAAAGTATTTGATTTGATGGTTCACAAGGGATGCCTACCAAACGTCAACACTTATGCCTCATTAATCCATGGGTGGTGCAAGATCAAAAGGATTAATAAGGCTATCTATCTCTTGGATGAAATGATCAATAAAGGTTTAAAGCTGGATGTTGTGACTTGGAATACTCTTATCCATGGATTTTGCAAAGTGGGTAAACCATTAGCTGCTAAAGAATTGTTTTTTACAATGCACAAATTTGGTCAATATCCTAATCTATCGAGCTGTGCCACTATATTGGATGGCCTATTCAAATGTCACTTGTCTTCTGATGCAATATCATTATTTCGAGAAATTGAGAAGAATAATTTGGATCTTAATATTGAAATTTACAATGTGGTGCTCGATGGGATGTGCCGTGCTGGAAAACTGAGTGATGCGTGTGAACTCTTCTCTTGTCTTCCAACAAAAGGCTTGAAACCTGATCTATATACTTATACAATAATGATCCAAGGTCTATGTAGGGAAGGACTTCTGATTGATGCTGAAGAGTTGCTGATGAATATGGAAGAGCATGGCTGCTTGCCAGATAGCTGCACATATAATGTCTTCATCCAAGGATTACTACGACAAAATGCTGCTCTCAagtcaataaaatattttcagaTTATGAAAGATAAAGGTTTTGCAGCAAACGCTACAACCGTGGAGTTGCTTGTAGATTACCTCTCTACACACAAAGGAGAGAATGTTTTTCAAGAATTTGTGCAGAAAATTGTTTGA
- the LOC112714315 gene encoding uncharacterized protein isoform X3, with protein sequence MNNMGYQPDAHTIGTIINGLCKMGNTPAAIAILRKTETRNCKPSVDVAGYNAIVDSLCKDGLVSEALSLFSEMTTKGVQPSTITYNCLIQGLCTFSRWQEAASLLSERKQKGIMPDTHTFTILMDALCKEGKISSARAILGQMVRSGEEPNVVTYHSMIAGYCFQNQMEEAMKVFDLMVHKGCLPNVNTYASLIHGWCKIKRINKAIYLLDEMINKGLKLDVVTWNTLIHGFCKVGKPLAAKELFFTMHKFGQYPNLSSCATILDGLFKCHLSSDAISLFREIEKNNLDLNIEIYNVVLDGMCRAGKLSDACELFSCLPTKGLKPDLYTYTIMIQGLCREGLLIDAEELLMNMEEHGCLPDSCTYNVFIQGLLRQNAALKSIKYFQIMKDKGFAANATTVELLVDYLSTHKGENVFQEFVQKIV encoded by the coding sequence ATGAATAACATGGGATATCAACCCGACGCCCACACGATTGGAACAATTATAAATGGATTGTGCAAGATGGGCAACACCCCTGCTGCCATTGCCATTCTAAGGAAGACGGAAACAAGAAACTGCAAACCAAGTGTTGATGTTGCGGGTTATAACGCAATTGTGGATAGTCTTTGCAAGGATGGGCTGGTATCTGAGGCTTTGAGTCTATTCTCCGAAATGACAACGAAAGGTGTACAACCCAGTACTATCACTTACAATTGCTTGATTCAAGGGCTGTGTACTTTCAGCAGATGGCAGGAGGCTGCATCTTTACTGAGCGAGAGAAAGCAAAAGGGAATTATGCCGGATACACATACTTTTACTATTTTAATGGATGCTCTTTGTAAAGAGGGAAAGATTTCAAGTGCTAGAGCCATACTTGGTCAAATGGTTCGATCAGGAGAGGAGCCTAACGTTGTCACCTATCACTCAATGATTGCTGGTTATTGTTTCCAAAATCAAATGGAGGAGGCCATGAAAGTATTTGATTTGATGGTTCACAAGGGATGCCTACCAAACGTCAACACTTATGCCTCATTAATCCATGGGTGGTGCAAGATCAAAAGGATTAATAAGGCTATCTATCTCTTGGATGAAATGATCAATAAAGGTTTAAAGCTGGATGTTGTGACTTGGAATACTCTTATCCATGGATTTTGCAAAGTGGGTAAACCATTAGCTGCTAAAGAATTGTTTTTTACAATGCACAAATTTGGTCAATATCCTAATCTATCGAGCTGTGCCACTATATTGGATGGCCTATTCAAATGTCACTTGTCTTCTGATGCAATATCATTATTTCGAGAAATTGAGAAGAATAATTTGGATCTTAATATTGAAATTTACAATGTGGTGCTCGATGGGATGTGCCGTGCTGGAAAACTGAGTGATGCGTGTGAACTCTTCTCTTGTCTTCCAACAAAAGGCTTGAAACCTGATCTATATACTTATACAATAATGATCCAAGGTCTATGTAGGGAAGGACTTCTGATTGATGCTGAAGAGTTGCTGATGAATATGGAAGAGCATGGCTGCTTGCCAGATAGCTGCACATATAATGTCTTCATCCAAGGATTACTACGACAAAATGCTGCTCTCAagtcaataaaatattttcagaTTATGAAAGATAAAGGTTTTGCAGCAAACGCTACAACCGTGGAGTTGCTTGTAGATTACCTCTCTACACACAAAGGAGAGAATGTTTTTCAAGAATTTGTGCAGAAAATTGTTTGA